In Pseudoalteromonas sp. '520P1 No. 423', the following proteins share a genomic window:
- a CDS encoding DDE-type integrase/transposase/recombinase, whose protein sequence is MIEVHKLREVIRLLLLPKGLSHIYIGKLAGCPRQTVDVLSNKLLASEITPESFADLDDDELKRQIYPKCFITKRFKIEPDFEEIIVQCIKAHKKYRKTIWTKYCEYKRKYGDKAYGRSRFYQLIATYIKKTRLSMLQEFAPGEVMFIDYAGSTLSYSKGDQEVMTYAFVATLGYSKKRFAYTTKDMSSASWIKAIIAAIDYFGGIPEVIHCDNAKAMVKKAGLVAELSQSASEFAKHYDDVLIDTSKVATPTHNPLAENRVKELTHSVFATMNTDLTFFSIDEMNAHLAVEVEKRNANPIQRIGLSANDLFYSDESHQLAPRPKQPFEPVTYRTVVKVPENYFVWYDNNRYSVPYEYRNDYVELRVQGGKLLILHKGQLRVTHDIIEGKNNVVSIDKHLHPKHLAQKSKTKSHYIEWAKTIAPCVVKVVEHLYSKTKHDHSHPIGKRCQVLQKFDSQFGDVAFVAACEYALRCHMLSVKEIELILKSNVYDVEPDASETTHANLRGQDYYSGCQYE, encoded by the coding sequence ATGATTGAGGTACATAAATTAAGAGAAGTCATTCGCTTACTTCTTTTGCCCAAAGGTTTATCTCATATTTATATTGGCAAGTTAGCAGGTTGCCCTCGGCAAACCGTGGACGTGCTAAGCAATAAGCTATTAGCGTCAGAGATTACGCCTGAATCGTTTGCTGACTTAGATGATGACGAGCTAAAGCGTCAAATATACCCCAAGTGTTTTATTACAAAACGCTTCAAAATTGAGCCTGATTTTGAAGAAATTATTGTGCAATGCATTAAAGCCCATAAAAAATATCGTAAAACGATTTGGACTAAGTATTGTGAATATAAACGAAAGTACGGTGACAAAGCTTATGGTAGGTCTCGGTTTTATCAACTTATAGCGACTTACATTAAGAAAACTCGCTTGTCGATGCTGCAAGAGTTTGCCCCCGGTGAAGTTATGTTTATTGACTATGCTGGGTCAACCTTATCTTACTCAAAAGGTGATCAAGAAGTGATGACCTACGCATTTGTGGCAACCTTGGGTTATTCGAAAAAGCGTTTTGCCTATACGACAAAAGATATGAGTTCGGCAAGTTGGATTAAGGCCATTATCGCCGCCATAGATTATTTTGGTGGTATTCCTGAGGTCATTCATTGTGATAATGCCAAGGCTATGGTCAAAAAAGCAGGATTAGTTGCTGAACTAAGTCAATCTGCAAGTGAGTTTGCTAAGCACTATGATGATGTATTAATCGATACATCAAAAGTTGCTACACCAACTCATAACCCGTTAGCTGAAAATCGTGTAAAAGAGCTGACCCACAGCGTGTTTGCCACAATGAATACTGACCTGACGTTCTTCTCTATTGATGAGATGAATGCTCATTTAGCCGTGGAAGTTGAAAAGCGTAACGCTAACCCAATTCAGCGTATTGGGCTTAGTGCCAATGACTTGTTTTATTCAGATGAGTCTCACCAGTTAGCGCCACGACCTAAACAACCATTTGAGCCAGTAACATACCGCACTGTCGTAAAAGTACCTGAAAACTATTTTGTTTGGTATGACAACAATCGTTACTCCGTGCCTTATGAATATCGAAATGATTACGTTGAGTTGCGTGTTCAAGGTGGAAAACTGTTAATACTTCATAAAGGGCAGCTACGTGTTACTCATGACATTATTGAAGGTAAAAATAATGTTGTCTCGATTGATAAACACCTACATCCAAAACATTTGGCTCAGAAGAGTAAAACCAAATCGCACTATATTGAATGGGCTAAAACCATTGCGCCCTGTGTTGTTAAAGTCGTTGAGCATCTATATAGCAAAACTAAACATGATCATTCTCACCCAATAGGCAAACGTTGCCAAGTATTACAAAAATTTGATAGTCAATTTGGTGATGTTGCTTTTGTAGCCGCCTGTGAATATGCCCTTCGATGTCACATGCTCAGTGTTAAAGAAATTGAACTTATTTTGAAATCTAACGTATATGATGTTGAGCCTGATGCTAGTGAAACGACTCATGCAAATTTACGAGGTCAGGATTACTACTCTGGATGTCAATATGAGTAA
- the istB gene encoding IS21-like element helper ATPase IstB, which produces MSNLLLLISQSKALKLDGFVEVLEQDEIDDKSKLEFLEKLFDAQRGNNTERKIRRLTTQAKLKYTNVFLSDIDYTLYPSLKVNQVNQLAECHWIDTNKNILIVGATGTGKTSLVCRIAQEVIAKEHSVIFYRLSHLLLELVAAEKEETLMKLLKKLSRIDVLIIDDWGNARMDKNERHLLFELIEFRESKGALLITSQYPIAAWHETFGNETIADSVLDRIVHNSHKINLQGESIRKVIAERGGES; this is translated from the coding sequence ATGAGTAACTTATTATTACTAATATCTCAATCTAAAGCATTGAAACTAGATGGCTTTGTTGAAGTATTAGAGCAAGATGAAATTGATGACAAATCTAAGCTGGAATTTCTAGAAAAACTATTTGATGCACAACGAGGTAATAATACTGAGCGTAAGATTAGGAGACTAACGACACAAGCCAAACTCAAATATACCAATGTGTTTTTATCTGATATTGATTACACGCTTTATCCATCGTTAAAGGTTAACCAAGTCAATCAATTAGCTGAATGTCATTGGATTGATACCAATAAAAATATTTTGATAGTTGGTGCTACAGGCACAGGAAAAACCTCCTTAGTTTGCCGAATTGCTCAAGAAGTCATTGCTAAAGAGCATAGTGTTATTTTTTATCGTTTGTCACATTTGCTTTTGGAATTAGTGGCTGCGGAAAAAGAAGAAACACTGATGAAATTACTTAAAAAGCTCAGTCGTATTGATGTACTTATTATTGATGATTGGGGTAATGCAAGAATGGATAAGAATGAACGCCATTTACTCTTCGAGCTTATTGAGTTTCGTGAATCAAAAGGCGCTTTGCTTATTACCTCGCAATATCCTATTGCAGCTTGGCACGAGACCTTTGGCAACGAAACCATTGCCGATTCTGTGCTAGATCGTATTGTGCATAATAGCCATAAAATCAACCTGCAAGGTGAATCTATCCGAAAAGTGATTGCTGAGCGTGGCGGTGAATCATGA
- a CDS encoding tyrosine-type recombinase/integrase: MREMKEILTLVDGLQYYLDHCFSHDIEASTINGKKCLLERFVLWCLVNDVVLLKDINLALVNEYRLFARQNYKGKTGEPIQKNSLRNIMTAIKVFIRCLYMNEILDVDPLGRLELPKAAKRVPSNVLEKHQVTKVFEIPLLYGDKGMRDRAILETFYASGVRRKELINLRVSDINFEKGELLVFKGKGDSDRKVPIAPRTLMWLKYYIDHIRPKLIRIHSGEQLFLNSVGKPFTESAMSSLASKYIKAAGYDEMGSCNTFRHSAATHMLEGGASLRYIQEFLGHASISTTQIYTKVSIKQLHIVYGDSHPANHIPLDERVEKALLQDVA; this comes from the coding sequence ATGCGTGAAATGAAAGAAATTTTAACGCTTGTTGATGGCTTGCAATATTACTTAGACCATTGTTTCTCACATGACATCGAGGCATCGACCATTAATGGTAAAAAGTGTTTGCTTGAACGCTTTGTGTTGTGGTGTCTTGTGAATGACGTTGTTTTATTAAAAGACATTAACTTAGCCTTAGTGAATGAATATCGTTTATTTGCACGTCAAAATTACAAAGGCAAAACAGGGGAGCCTATTCAAAAGAACTCGCTTCGAAATATCATGACAGCGATTAAAGTCTTCATTCGATGCTTGTACATGAATGAGATATTAGATGTTGACCCGCTAGGCCGACTTGAGTTGCCAAAAGCAGCTAAGCGTGTTCCATCTAATGTGCTTGAAAAGCATCAAGTGACTAAAGTATTTGAAATCCCCTTACTTTATGGCGACAAGGGGATGAGAGATAGAGCAATCCTTGAAACGTTTTACGCATCAGGCGTACGCCGTAAGGAGCTAATTAATTTACGCGTAAGTGATATCAACTTTGAAAAAGGAGAACTGCTGGTTTTTAAGGGAAAAGGTGACTCAGATCGTAAAGTACCTATCGCGCCTCGAACCTTAATGTGGCTGAAGTATTATATTGACCATATTCGTCCTAAGTTGATACGCATTCACAGTGGAGAGCAGTTATTTTTAAATAGTGTAGGAAAGCCTTTTACTGAATCAGCCATGAGTAGCTTGGCGAGCAAATATATCAAAGCCGCAGGGTATGATGAAATGGGAAGCTGTAACACGTTTCGCCACTCTGCTGCGACCCATATGTTAGAAGGTGGTGCTAGCCTTCGTTACATTCAAGAGTTTTTGGGTCATGCAAGCATTAGCACCACACAAATTTATACTAAAGTCAGCATTAAGCAGTTACATATCGTCTATGGTGACTCGCATCCAGCTAACCATATACCCTTGGATGAAAGAGTCGAAAAAGCCCTTTTACAAGATGTGGCTTAA
- a CDS encoding nucleotidyl transferase AbiEii/AbiGii toxin family protein, with protein MLDSSLFSDVADAIGLSNPTIVEKDYYVVQLLKLIQQVETPYHRLVFSGGTALAKSNIKTYRMSEDVDLKLVPTDDFKSLPSRNAKKNVRKDIYNAVCVLIDDSDIFELDSDVIRRDEYRYMCFDVKYPQAYQQAPCLRPYIKLELIESELLSGSVNREISSLYSQTVSEPCEIDTFVCASIIDTQAEKLISMLRRTASHARNHERQDDETLIRHIYDTHHIQLESPSDIDDLTVLVDKVIQIDIARYGNQHVELVTAPVDELRYGLTLLAETDEHQQRYQAYVAPMVYANKPVTWVDAFASFRTLTQTILNRL; from the coding sequence TTGCTGGATAGTTCACTGTTTTCAGATGTCGCTGATGCAATAGGTCTAAGTAACCCGACAATTGTTGAAAAAGACTATTATGTTGTTCAGCTTTTAAAGCTTATTCAGCAAGTCGAAACACCTTACCATCGTTTGGTTTTCTCAGGCGGTACAGCATTAGCTAAATCAAACATCAAAACATACCGTATGTCAGAAGATGTTGATTTAAAGCTCGTGCCAACGGATGATTTCAAATCACTCCCTTCTAGAAATGCTAAAAAGAATGTACGAAAGGATATTTACAATGCCGTCTGTGTATTAATTGATGATTCTGATATTTTCGAATTAGATTCAGATGTTATTCGCCGAGATGAATATCGTTATATGTGTTTCGATGTTAAATACCCCCAAGCATACCAACAAGCGCCATGTTTACGACCATATATAAAACTAGAGCTTATCGAATCAGAATTATTAAGTGGTTCTGTTAATCGCGAAATCAGTTCGCTATACAGCCAAACAGTTAGCGAGCCTTGTGAAATCGATACATTCGTGTGCGCTAGCATTATTGACACGCAAGCAGAAAAACTCATATCAATGTTACGACGCACTGCTAGCCATGCTCGTAACCATGAACGTCAAGATGATGAAACACTTATTCGTCATATCTACGATACCCATCACATTCAGTTAGAGTCACCTTCTGATATTGATGATTTAACAGTATTGGTAGATAAGGTAATACAAATAGACATTGCACGTTACGGTAATCAACACGTAGAGCTAGTCACTGCACCTGTTGATGAACTTAGGTATGGTTTAACCTTGCTTGCTGAAACCGATGAACATCAACAGCGTTATCAAGCGTATGTAGCCCCTATGGTTTATGCAAACAAACCTGTTACATGGGTAGATGCGTTTGCAAGCTTTCGCACGTTAACTCAAACCATATTGAATCGACTGTGA
- a CDS encoding DUF6088 family protein, whose amino-acid sequence MTIKSRIKVRVSRSKRSVFLRSDFKDIANYDQVGRILRQMVTTGDLIKIGYGLYVRARLNRITGKPMPDNPAGADGVLIEAMERLGRDYQFDALSLSNMLGQSTQIPAKVLIKPKSSRFTRKIAVGSQGVNIAG is encoded by the coding sequence ATGACTATTAAAAGCAGAATTAAGGTTAGAGTTTCACGCTCAAAGCGTTCTGTCTTTTTGCGTTCAGACTTTAAAGACATCGCCAATTATGATCAAGTAGGACGAATCTTACGTCAAATGGTTACTACTGGTGATCTTATTAAAATCGGATACGGTTTATATGTGCGTGCTCGTTTAAACCGTATTACAGGTAAGCCTATGCCTGATAACCCAGCAGGTGCTGATGGTGTACTCATTGAGGCAATGGAACGTTTAGGGCGTGACTACCAGTTTGATGCACTATCTTTATCGAACATGCTAGGTCAAAGCACTCAAATACCAGCCAAAGTGTTGATCAAGCCTAAATCTTCACGCTTTACGCGTAAGATTGCCGTAGGCTCACAAGGGGTAAATATTGCTGGATAG
- a CDS encoding RHS repeat-associated core domain-containing protein, translating into MNGRIYDPTLGRFLQADPFIQAPSNSQSYNRYTYVWNNPLSYTDPSGYFVKSFLKGMMKVTGTGHILRALAKVPILNSAVQIAIGIGCGTAAAQCLAAYNGLQSYAVTGSLGAGLRTAAISYAQSWSLQQIGASKTWGEAGSIANVSANALVGGVSAELQGGNFGHGFVSAGVASAFKPLLNDIGGENSANAAIDRGDVSALSYYKVHRIVGASVIGGTTSVISGGKFANGAVTGAFTQLFNAETSNKKKAEWVKANPEHARVIAKLRLVAQDAANSYDSTCSDWECAIPWRRGTGIHKIFADKVDALGVDYNAEVSYKNGLLVPYGTKGSVRADGVYGPIANPEILFELKTGFWNYMSVGEANNYFEHIPDGSALSLIKVD; encoded by the coding sequence ATGAACGGTCGGATCTACGATCCAACGTTGGGGAGATTCTTGCAGGCAGACCCGTTTATTCAGGCACCGAGTAATTCACAGTCGTATAACCGTTATACTTATGTTTGGAATAACCCGTTAAGTTATACCGATCCGAGCGGGTATTTTGTTAAGTCTTTCCTTAAAGGCATGATGAAAGTTACTGGTACGGGCCATATACTGAGGGCGCTAGCCAAGGTTCCGATACTGAATTCCGCAGTGCAAATAGCGATCGGGATTGGTTGTGGTACTGCTGCTGCACAATGTTTAGCTGCTTATAATGGTTTACAGAGTTATGCTGTCACGGGAAGTTTAGGGGCAGGGTTAAGGACAGCGGCGATTTCTTATGCTCAGTCTTGGTCGTTGCAACAAATTGGAGCCAGTAAAACTTGGGGCGAAGCTGGTTCGATAGCAAATGTGTCTGCTAATGCTTTGGTAGGTGGTGTTAGCGCAGAGCTTCAAGGAGGAAACTTTGGGCATGGATTTGTTTCGGCAGGTGTGGCGTCAGCATTTAAACCATTATTAAATGATATTGGTGGTGAAAATAGTGCCAATGCTGCAATTGATAGGGGTGATGTTTCTGCTTTATCATATTACAAAGTTCATCGCATAGTTGGTGCATCAGTAATAGGCGGTACAACTTCAGTTATCAGTGGCGGCAAGTTTGCTAATGGTGCTGTTACAGGGGCTTTTACACAATTATTTAATGCCGAAACTAGCAATAAAAAGAAAGCAGAGTGGGTAAAGGCTAACCCTGAACATGCTAGGGTTATCGCAAAATTAAGACTTGTGGCTCAAGATGCTGCAAATTCTTATGATAGTACGTGTAGTGATTGGGAATGTGCGATACCTTGGAGACGGGGTACAGGCATTCATAAAATATTTGCTGATAAAGTTGATGCACTTGGAGTCGATTATAATGCTGAAGTATCATACAAAAATGGTCTTCTAGTTCCTTATGGCACGAAAGGTTCAGTCCGAGCAGATGGTGTATATGGCCCAATAGCTAACCCTGAAATACTCTTCGAACTAAAAACAGGATTTTGGAATTATATGTCTGTTGGTGAAGCGAATAATTATTTTGAGCATATCCCTGATGGGTCTGCCCTCAGTCTGATAAAAGTTGACTAG
- a CDS encoding DMT family transporter → MNNMTVGLAMILLVIGNLIAVFSDALIKTLSEDIAVYQFVLFRQITAALILLPLCFIGKKTAFKQGLKWHVIRGHIWLIGAVFMVIAISSMPLATVNAIFYAAPLLMLPLAMVLFNEKLSKHAVGVAIFGFIGVLIVIRPTHIDWAAIAALIVAFTMAVNNLLIRKLPKQQNVFQTLFMTNIVGIPIAFALALYEGKPWDFTPMLTAAGSSSFILIYAGICIVAYRSSDASKIASAEYSGLLCAVAVGIIWFDEIPDLTMAVGTLFIIAPLLWLAKIESKNKGLVS, encoded by the coding sequence ATGAATAATATGACTGTTGGTTTAGCCATGATTTTACTTGTAATAGGTAATTTAATTGCCGTATTTTCTGATGCTTTGATCAAAACACTTTCTGAAGATATTGCTGTTTACCAATTTGTACTTTTTCGACAAATTACAGCGGCATTAATATTATTGCCTTTATGTTTTATCGGTAAAAAAACAGCTTTTAAACAAGGTTTAAAATGGCACGTGATCCGTGGTCATATTTGGTTAATAGGTGCTGTATTTATGGTGATTGCAATTAGCTCAATGCCATTAGCAACGGTCAATGCTATTTTTTATGCCGCACCTTTATTAATGCTGCCACTTGCTATGGTGCTATTTAATGAAAAGTTATCTAAACATGCTGTTGGTGTCGCTATTTTTGGTTTTATAGGCGTTTTAATTGTTATTCGCCCTACACATATAGACTGGGCTGCCATTGCAGCTTTAATCGTTGCATTCACTATGGCAGTAAATAATTTGCTAATAAGAAAGCTACCAAAGCAGCAAAATGTATTTCAAACCTTATTTATGACAAATATAGTCGGCATTCCAATCGCATTTGCTTTAGCTTTATATGAAGGAAAGCCCTGGGATTTTACACCTATGCTCACAGCGGCAGGTTCTAGTAGTTTTATTTTGATCTATGCTGGTATTTGCATCGTGGCTTATCGCTCTAGTGATGCAAGTAAAATAGCCAGCGCCGAATATAGTGGTCTATTGTGTGCAGTGGCTGTTGGTATTATTTGGTTTGATGAAATACCAGATCTAACCATGGCAGTTGGCACCCTTTTTATTATTGCACCTTTATTATGGTTAGCAAAAATAGAGTCAAAGAATAAAGGGCTTGTATCTTAG
- a CDS encoding LysR family transcriptional regulator: protein MKLPPLRALQCFEAVARLNSFSQAADQLNVTQSAVSHQVKLLEEYLGEAMFSRHGRSFALTEVGERYFEEVTHSLSNLSNASQLIREGQTGKIRLALYSSVAVKWLIPRLDDLKQKYPEIELSLNMMADEPKCSDQVADCFITVDPPKTNFVVEFLYAERLYPVCGHKLWQQIKDKPLPDALWTQPLLSVQNLFPGEQLAEDWRRWAQQGGFEMPSDTKINHFSHMLLAAEAARYDQGITLMNHYLMSDQDRQYNFVRIPMHEVLTGDNFYFVYKKSRAKQMDIVKLGRWLKQQCFE, encoded by the coding sequence ATGAAGTTACCTCCGTTACGTGCATTACAATGTTTTGAAGCTGTTGCTAGGCTGAATAGTTTTTCACAAGCAGCAGATCAACTTAACGTCACACAAAGTGCGGTTAGCCACCAAGTAAAGCTTTTGGAAGAATATTTAGGCGAAGCTATGTTTAGTCGCCATGGCCGCTCTTTTGCTTTAACAGAAGTAGGGGAGCGGTATTTTGAAGAAGTAACACATTCATTAAGTAACTTATCTAATGCGAGTCAGCTCATAAGAGAAGGACAAACAGGTAAGATCCGTTTAGCGCTATATAGCTCAGTCGCGGTTAAGTGGTTGATACCCCGTTTAGATGACTTAAAACAAAAATACCCAGAAATAGAACTCTCGCTCAATATGATGGCAGATGAACCTAAATGTAGTGATCAGGTAGCAGATTGTTTTATTACGGTAGACCCACCAAAAACAAATTTTGTAGTAGAGTTTTTATATGCTGAGCGCCTTTATCCAGTATGTGGTCACAAACTTTGGCAACAAATAAAAGATAAACCTTTACCTGATGCCTTATGGACTCAACCGCTATTATCTGTGCAAAATTTATTCCCAGGAGAGCAATTAGCTGAAGATTGGCGACGCTGGGCGCAACAAGGCGGTTTTGAAATGCCAAGTGATACAAAAATAAATCACTTTAGCCATATGTTATTGGCAGCAGAAGCTGCCCGATATGATCAGGGCATTACTTTAATGAATCATTATTTGATGTCAGATCAAGACAGGCAATATAATTTTGTGCGCATTCCTATGCATGAAGTATTAACCGGTGATAATTTCTATTTTGTTTATAAAAAATCACGTGCGAAACAAATGGATATCGTTAAACTAGGGCGTTGGCTTAAACAGCAGTGTTTTGAGTAA
- a CDS encoding DUF4177 domain-containing protein — protein sequence MQSKKALASALVIDILELEYKELPQMKKYEYKTLEIDNKEGFLTGLKKMPDLAEIFNKEGQKGWLVIQVLTPDLAQGR from the coding sequence TTGCAATCAAAAAAAGCACTTGCCTCAGCATTAGTCATAGATATTTTAGAACTTGAATATAAGGAATTACCTCAGATGAAAAAATACGAATATAAAACATTAGAAATAGACAATAAAGAAGGTTTTTTAACCGGGCTTAAAAAAATGCCTGATTTAGCAGAGATTTTCAATAAAGAAGGTCAAAAAGGTTGGCTTGTTATTCAGGTATTAACCCCAGATTTAGCCCAAGGAAGATAG